The window gtgagcagcgcgggcttggagggccgaagggcctgttcctgtgctgtattgttctttgttctttatttcgagtccaatgtgactcttcaGAACTCAACTTGCAATGTCAGCATTGAAGCTGTGTTTGCTCAATGAAGcggaaggaactgaaggagagCGGGGACATTATGGGGTTTCTCGACAGAAATTATTCAAAACTAGGGGACTGGCGCACGAATAAATAGAAAATGCTCCGAGAATTGGAGTCTTCACCTCAGTGCGGCTGGAATATAAAGGGATGGGTCTTTGTCTCTCATTGTGGAAAGTGAGTTTGAGCTGATAGTTCCATCCTGATTTGGGGtgacatcaccgttccttcactgtcgctggggaaaaattcctggaattccctcaacACGACAGGTGgacctacatcacagggacagcagcgggttcaggaaggcagctcacccaccaccacctcgagggcaattggggacgggcaataaacactggacctcgccagcgacgcccacgtccttgTGAAAGAATATTTCAAACCCACATCTGGAGCAGTGGGTTCAGTTTCTTGTTATTCTCTCAGGGGGTGTGGGAGCCGCTGGCTGGGCccgcatttattccccatcactaactgcccctgaattgagtgtctcgctcggccatttcagagagcagttaacgaTCAAtccctgtggctctggagtcacatgtaggccagactgggtaaggacggcagatttccttccctgaaggggacattagcgaaccagatgggatttttacCACAATCTGtgatagttccatggtcaccattggcacggtggcacagtggttagcactgctgcctcacagtgcagggacccgggttcgattcctggcttgggtcactgtctgtgtggagtttgcatattctccctgtgtctgtgtgaatttcttcctggtgttctggtttcctcccacactccaaagatgtgcaggttaggtggattgaccgtgctaattgccccttcgtttcccaaaatgtgcagcttaggtgattggccatgatcagtaAGCAGGGATAGTGGGGGAGAGTGGGCCTGGATaaagtgctcttttggagggtcgatgcagacttgatgggctgaatggcctccttctgcactgaagggattctgtatggcagcacgttggcacagtggttagcactgctacctcacagagcgagggatccaagttcgaatcccggcttgggtcactgtctgtgtggagtttgcacgttctccccatgtctgcgtgggtttcctccgggtgctccggtttcctcccacagtctgaaagacgtgctggttaggtggattggccatgctaaaatctccctcagtgtacccaaataggcactggagtgtggcgactaggggattttcacagtaacttcattgtggtgttaatgtaagcctacttgtgacaataataaataaatattttaaaaactccATTACTGAGATCAGCTTTCAAATCCAGATTTTTGTGAATTAATTGAATTTCTAAATCCCACCggctgcctgggtgggatttcaaTCCGTGTTGAGCTTCAGCTTCAGGGCCCCTGGATTGAAAGTCGGGTGACCTTACCGACATTGTGACcgtctccccacccaccccaataaTCTGACCTTGTAGCGGGAGCCCGGCAGCGTGAGCAGAATGCTAGGATCATCTCGCATCCCATCGGGAATAGAATGGAATAAGGGGCGATTGTCATTGAGCTATTGAGGGCCATTCATGGGGTAGAGGGAGGGAAGTGATTTCCTTGGCCGGGGAAGTCCAGGGCAGAGACAGTTTGATCTCACAATGAGAGCTGGCCTGTTATGGGGTGATGGTAAGAAGCACATCTTCACATAGAAGCTGCTGCAATCCTGGGCCTTGCTCACCCTAAATGTTGGCATGGACGTTAGCTGTTTGTTAGGCAAGGGCATGATGGGATAGGTGAGTCAATAGAGTTGAAATGAGACCAGacatgatctaaatgaatggtgggataggcttgaggggctgattggcctcctcctgtcctgaTGCTCTGAGTCATCCACACCTGCCTGTAATCCACCGCTCTGATTGGCTTGCGAGATTACACCCCACCATGATTGGTGCCTGGATTGATGGAAGATTTCTGATTGGCTATCAGGGGTTGTCAATCACCGTTGGTGATGTCATTCCCAGTTTGAATGCAGGATGTCCCAGTGGTATAAATACAAAAGCTTGTGGCCAAGCAGGTCAGCTTGTTTGAGTTATCGTCCAGTGAGAGTACAATGGCTTCCCAAGTGTGTCAGAACTACCACAAGGACTGTGAGGATGCTGTTAACAAGCAGATTAACCTGGAGCTCTATTCCTCCTATGTTTACCTCTCCATGATGAGTTTTGTATGTTTGGGGCCCTATTTTGAAATTAAGCCTGTTGCTTCATTGCCTTCTGAGTGGGTAGAATTTCTTCCTGTCAATGAATTGGCTTTGGGATGTATCCCTGCTGCCCTCCCTGGGTTAAATACTGTGGGGGCCCCaaaacagggatcagtgttgtgaTTTGTAATGGTTGTGTCTTCTGTAGTGTTTAGATCTGAGGTTCTAGTGGAGGCTCCATCTTCAAATGTATAAACCTTTCCCAACTGGGATGGGAGCAGTGAAACTGAATTGAGTGGCTAGTGAGTGAGACATTGACTTGATTGTGGCTGCTTTTCAGCTTTCTAAATGAGTAAAGCCTGTTACTTGAAGCTGAATCCTTTCCACATGAAGCAGGAATATTTTCAGTACATTTGGAAGAGGGGCAAATATCTTCCATCACCTAATCCTCtttcggggaaggggtgggggactaGATTGTCCACGGACGTGAGCTTAATTCAGTGCTGAAAGGGATTGGCTTTCTTACTGTTGTCTCTTCCTATTCTGCTGAgctcagcatggggggggggctTTCAGGAaaaatggtggggtgggggaggtttcaAGCCAATATTCATTAATTGCTTTTCATTTAAAGGGGAATGTATGAGGTAGAGAATGGGAGAGTGGACATTTTGACCATGGATGGAATCTGGGTCAAACCTGACTCTCCCCTTTTGTCTCTCCCTGCAGTTCTCTTACTTTGACCGGGATGATGTTGCCCTGAGTCACTTTGCTGAGTTCTTCAAGGAGCAGTCACATGAGGAACGGGAACACGCTGAGAAACTGATGGAATTCCAGAATAAACGTGGAGGCAGAGTCATCCTGGAGGATGTCAAGGTTGGATTTAATTTGAGTATAAAGTTGAATCATTGTATAATTCACAAATACAATGAAGTGAGCTTGCAGGCTCCCAAGATACAAAGAGTAAAAATTAAATTTCAAGACCAGTCTTGCGATGTAGTTTAGATTAATTAGATACTTGCTGTTCAGTTCTCAATCCACTGAGACTAATGACTGAAATTGCTGGTGTAAGGGAGGACTGATAGAGGATAAATTGATTTTTGGATTACCTGATCGAGTGGACAAGAGGATTAAATCTGGATATTCAGGGTTTTTACATGTAGACCCTCACTTTGTGCTGCTTGCATAGGGAACAGGAGTGCACTGAAGCCGTAAACACAGATGGGCAAAATTAGCTTTAAACAATTCCAAATTGGAAATGTTAATGGAGTTCTCTCGGCAAAATGCAGAGTAACCAGCAACCTGATTGTGTCCAATGGTCTCCAGTCATCCCAATAATTGCTCCAACATGGTGTCCTTGAGCTGCACAGACTCATTTTTGCTGTTGCTTTTCAAGTTCAAACATCCCTTAGACTTCCTTGCAAAAGCACTAACATCCTCTTCCCTTTCAGAAGCCAGAGCAGGATGAGTGGAGCAATGGTCTGGAGGCCATGCAGAGAGCTCTGCAGATGGAGAAGAATGTGAACCAGAGTCTGCTGGATCTGCACAAACTCTCCTCTGGGAACACCGACCCTCATGTGAGTTGATATTGGAACCTGCCCTTCACAGTTGCAGTCTGAGATTTCAGTTGCTGAGTCTAAGCAGAGGCCATCCATGCCTTGCATCTAGTCACTGAATGGTTCCCAAGGCTTTTGGATTCAGACCTTTGTTTCTTGAGGCACTCTCTCCCAGTTTAATTGAATTGTGACTTGCTACTTGTGCACATTAACCAGAATTACCCACTTGTAATATTTTCCCCATTCACCCAGTGCAACTTGAgggtaactcactcctgggaaaGATCTTCCATGTTTTGAGTTAATATTCACTAATTTCTCTCCTGTCTTTCCTTTCCAGCTGTGTGACTTCCTGGAGACTCACtacttggatgaacaagtgaagatGATCAAGAAGCTTGGAGATCACATCACCAACCTGAAGAGACTGGGAGCCCCTGAGAATGGCATGAGAGAGTACCTGTTTGACAGGCTCACCCTCAACTGACTGGGATTCTAATGGAAATAttagttttgctgcatttggaaataAAAACGTTTTGTCTCTAATTCTGTAGCTGACTTCATTATTTTGCAACATTTATAACCCCATCCAGCTTCCTAAACCTGATTCAATTCCTTCCCAGGACCATTACACCTGTTTCTTCAATGAATTTATTAACTGGGATCTAATTGTGCTCCACTTCCATTTGCAAACTCGATGCTGATTATATTGTGAACTCTGACCCTGAGAGAACGCTATCAGATTCAGTGTGAGGAAAGTCAAAGAAAGCAATCACAATGACATCATTGGCAAAGCTCCACATAATGGATTATTAGGGAAATTGGATGCAGCCTTTGGATATTATTGGGAATGGGTTGGGTCTCGAAGATGGAGTAGGGAGAATGGACGctcactccaattggcagggtggGTCTGGTTATCTCCCCTGGGGTTGGCACACATTCCTCATGTCATTTTCTTTATCAATCTTATAGATAAGTGAATGGAGAGCCATATATTCAAATCTGCTGATGGCATTAGGGTGGGTGGCACAGTAAAAAGTGCCAATGGGAGAGAAGCTGCAGCAGACTTTGATAAAGCAAGGATGAAAAACAGTGTCAAAAGAAGTTCAGTGTGAGGTTGTTGACTCTGAATTGAGAAAGATGAATCCGAATGCTTGCTAAATGTTGAGAAGCTCAGAACCTGTCTGggtcactgatgtccctttagggaaggaaatctgccatccttacccagcctggcctacatgtgactgcagagccacagcaatgtggttgactctcaactgcccctctgaaatggctgagtaagacattctgttcaagggcaactagggctgagcaataaatgctggcccagctagtgatgcccatgtcccacaagtgaattttaaaagaaatgctgtggaggaagagaggggTTTGGGGTCCATGTAGGAATAAAGAGCTGAGATTTACAATTCATCGACAGAAGCCAATAAACTATAATGGGCTGTCACATAAAATTAATGGAAATGactatggatggcatggtggcacagt of the Mustelus asterias chromosome 21, sMusAst1.hap1.1, whole genome shotgun sequence genome contains:
- the LOC144508884 gene encoding ferritin heavy chain B-like; protein product: MASQVCQNYHKDCEDAVNKQINLELYSSYVYLSMMSFFSYFDRDDVALSHFAEFFKEQSHEEREHAEKLMEFQNKRGGRVILEDVKKPEQDEWSNGLEAMQRALQMEKNVNQSLLDLHKLSSGNTDPHLCDFLETHYLDEQVKMIKKLGDHITNLKRLGAPENGMREYLFDRLTLN